A DNA window from Xanthomonas campestris pv. campestris str. ATCC 33913 contains the following coding sequences:
- a CDS encoding type 1 glutamine amidotransferase domain-containing protein — MNVLMVLTSHDQLGDTGKKTGFWLEEFAAPYYVFKDAGAQITLVSPKGGQPPLDPKSDEPDAQTEATKRFKQDPDAQQALATTHRLADIQADTFDVLFYPGGHGPLWDLAEDAHSIALIEAFATANKPHGLVCHAPGALRRVKGAGGKPLVNGRRVTGFTNGEEEGVGLTKIVPFLVEDVLIELGGQYEKGADWGVHVVTDGMLVTGQNPASSEKTAETLLSLGKR; from the coding sequence ATGAATGTTCTGATGGTGCTCACCTCCCACGACCAGCTGGGCGATACCGGCAAGAAGACCGGCTTCTGGCTGGAAGAATTCGCCGCGCCCTACTACGTGTTCAAGGACGCAGGCGCGCAGATCACCCTGGTCTCGCCGAAGGGCGGCCAGCCGCCGCTGGACCCGAAGAGTGACGAGCCCGACGCGCAGACCGAGGCGACCAAGCGCTTCAAGCAGGATCCCGATGCGCAGCAGGCGCTGGCAACTACGCACCGCCTGGCCGACATCCAGGCAGACACGTTCGATGTGCTGTTTTATCCGGGTGGTCATGGCCCGCTGTGGGATCTGGCCGAAGACGCGCACTCGATCGCGCTGATCGAAGCGTTCGCCACTGCCAACAAGCCACATGGTCTGGTCTGCCACGCACCGGGCGCGCTGCGTCGGGTCAAGGGCGCAGGCGGCAAGCCGCTGGTCAATGGTCGCCGCGTCACTGGCTTCACCAACGGCGAAGAAGAGGGCGTGGGTCTGACCAAGATCGTGCCGTTCCTGGTGGAAGACGTGCTGATCGAGCTTGGTGGCCAGTATGAAAAGGGCGCCGACTGGGGCGTGCATGTGGTTACCGACGGCATGCTGGTGACTGGCCAGAACCCGGCTTCGTCCGAGAAGACTGCGGAAACGCTGTTGAGCCTGGGCAAGCGCTGA
- a CDS encoding flavohemoglobin expression-modulating QEGLA motif protein, translated as MPLRKGPPDIVHHAALDARLVKAVRGVKLLALASWPRALQEPFLQSVARGQPELPQVEYPVLDFGDTRRELAVIAKAADPQHPLGAYLIDSAHSWGLAAGLLESLGTAAVSDYSAQLFGVPDDPMPGNGPSTREAARHFIQIAQELDRELLAPEEQVPVSATALRMQLQNDLDAFFEGRVITVTLDPDLLAKAAAGAHRIRLRSGATFSDYDRAQLFHHEALVHSLTALNGRAQLHLPSLGISSPRTTATQEGLATFAEQITGSIDIERMKRISLRIEAIAMARSGADFIEIFRYFTESGQSPLESFSSAQRVFRGVPTSGGGAFTKDTVYLRGLVAVHTFFRHALQRDQLQRCRYLFAGKMALGDVARFAPLFESGVLVAPRWLPPWVSRVSGLAGMLAFSLFANRIRMDQLQPPAMNV; from the coding sequence GAGCTGGCCTCGGGCCTTGCAGGAGCCCTTCCTGCAGAGCGTGGCGCGCGGGCAGCCAGAGCTGCCGCAGGTGGAGTACCCGGTACTGGATTTTGGCGATACCCGGCGCGAGCTGGCCGTCATTGCGAAGGCCGCCGACCCGCAGCATCCGCTCGGTGCGTATTTGATCGATTCGGCGCATAGCTGGGGGCTGGCGGCCGGGTTGCTGGAATCGCTGGGCACCGCAGCGGTGAGTGATTACTCGGCACAGCTGTTTGGTGTGCCGGACGACCCGATGCCGGGCAATGGGCCGAGCACGCGCGAGGCTGCGCGGCACTTCATTCAGATCGCGCAGGAGCTGGACCGTGAATTGCTGGCGCCGGAAGAACAGGTGCCGGTGTCGGCCACCGCGTTGCGGATGCAGTTGCAGAACGATCTGGATGCGTTTTTCGAAGGCCGCGTGATCACCGTGACGCTGGACCCGGACCTGCTGGCCAAGGCCGCGGCCGGTGCGCACCGCATCCGGCTGCGCAGCGGCGCGACCTTCAGCGATTACGATCGCGCGCAGTTGTTCCATCACGAAGCATTGGTGCACTCGCTCACGGCGCTCAACGGGCGTGCGCAGCTGCACCTGCCCAGCCTGGGGATTTCTTCGCCACGCACCACCGCCACGCAGGAAGGCCTGGCGACGTTTGCCGAGCAGATCACCGGCAGCATCGACATCGAACGCATGAAGCGCATCAGCCTGCGCATCGAAGCGATTGCGATGGCGCGCTCCGGTGCCGATTTCATCGAGATCTTTCGCTATTTCACCGAGAGCGGGCAAAGCCCGCTGGAAAGTTTTTCCTCTGCGCAGCGCGTGTTCCGCGGCGTGCCGACCAGCGGTGGCGGTGCCTTCACCAAGGACACGGTGTACCTGCGCGGGCTGGTGGCGGTGCATACGTTCTTCCGGCATGCGTTGCAGCGCGATCAGTTGCAGCGCTGCCGGTATTTGTTCGCGGGCAAGATGGCGCTGGGCGATGTGGCGCGCTTTGCACCGCTGTTCGAAAGCGGTGTACTGGTGGCGCCACGCTGGCTGCCGCCGTGGGTGAGCCGTGTCAGCGGGCTGGCCGGCATGCTGGCGTTCTCGCTATTTGCCAACCGCATCCGCATGGATCAGCTGCAGCCGCCGGCGATGAATGTCTGA